tacagcaaaaatcaatttatgacatattaaaagatGAATTACTTCACTAATTATCCTaaatactaattagttgtaattatacattttttaaatttgccacTTTCTTTGGTTTTGCCAATTTATCTGTAAGaattttttactaatttaaaacacaataaaattaaatatgatcCATTAttcttttacatattttaatatgtacaagtaGGAATAAGCATGTcgtttgaatttttaaataaatattgtgttacactgaatgacaatgtaacattatttcaaccaaattttgacattttattctccaaaaacttatttgaaaccttaaaagtagacactttatttacatttaatgtgttttctatggacataaaatcgcttttgtaaatttttgacaTCTTAACATCTTTGACGCGTAtaaatttcctttaaaaaaaattagcttttcGCGACCATAATTCTGTACATTGAAGAATCTTAAGGGTCACTGTGAGAATCTTTCAGAATAGGTTGTCCAATCAATACGGTAATCAATTTAATTATGAGGTTTAATCAGGCATTTCTATgtgaacattataaatgttaaagaaCCCTCCTATTTCTCCCAAATTCACTGAGGACACTGAGGAGAAACTGCCACTATTTAATGAGTAATGTTCTGAAATACATGCTTAATTGAGTAAAGTTTGATTGTTCCCTGGTTAAATTTATCTGCATTTTTCAGTGTAATGACTTTGCAAAAATTATTATCTTGTTTTTTAGAAATTTGCATAATTACTGCTGTACTGTTAATAACATCGAAGAGGGGTGAGCAAGCACAAACTTTACTAATGATGTGCATTCATGGGTGTGTGAAGTACTGTGCGGACACAAACAGTTGGGAATGGTTATTTAAAGATCACTGTTACAGATGTGAGTCTGACGCGCACAGTGCTGGGGATGTTATTTTGAAGATGCAGCTAATTAAACTAAAGCCAAGCTATTGTTGAGTTAGCTAAAGTTAGCTACTAAAtggaactaaaaataaaactaaatactgttaaaaaaatcaaGAGTACAACTAATATATGACATAAGTAATGAGcaacaacaaataaagaaagcaagaaagcaagaaagaaagaaaacaagaaagaaagaaagaaaggaagaaagaaagaaagaaagaaacagggAAACAGgcaatatttctttattaaggTGAATCACCACCATTTGCCTTAAACACAGCTTCCAACCTACTTAGATAAAGATTCATACAACTTTTGAATAGTCTCTAGAGGAATGCCTTCTATCAAAACATCTGCCAGTTGCTTTAGAAATGTTAGAGGAAGGAGCTGGCTTCTGGCTCTTCTCTCCAAAACTGCCCACAGTGATAATATTCAAATCAAGTGATCGAGATAGCCCTGGCAGATGCTGAAGTTCATCTTGGTGCCCCAGCTGTCCAGGTTTTATGATctccatttatatatatatatttttttctttattacattttaagattggTGTCTGTGATTAAAGTTTTAATGTTGGCTTTGTGAAGTTTTCTGTGGTTGGGTTTTGTGGAAACAGGGTTTTTAAGATAAATGTTGCAGGTCATTACTGTCACTTTGCTGCAGCAGTTTGGTGTTGTTTGGACATAATTCTTTTTTAAGCGTTGGACAGTCCCTATCATTCACTTTCAAGTTTCAACCATTTTTCTTCTTTGCAGCCTTGCCATATTTTGTGTACTAAGTTATAACTGTAAAGACTATTGTTCTTCAATCACTAAACTACTGGACTGTTAAGGTTACAAACACTCATGCTAAATGGGCCTCCATGATTTGTCCTTTTTGGAAGTCTGAAATGTCAGTTCACAGACGACTTGTACTAAACACTTCTGAAAACAACTGATACACAAACTAGAGAACACAGACAACAGAGATATAAAATGATCACAACATTTGCTTTTTCACTGTAGCCTAGACACATTATATTAACCCATATTATAATAGGTGTCCACATCATTTTGTCTAAACCCCTGTATGAGCACTGTTTAAATcaattcactagaatgaatcagactttttaATGATACATATGAGGACTGCTACAAACTAACCATCTCATTACAATAAATATCtccctgtttggcagtataaatatatatataaaaaaagaatattaaaaccAGCTATTGTATgcagcattaaaggagaagatcacttccagaacaagaaattataaatcatttactcacccccttgtcatccgcgatgttcatgtctttctttcttcagtagtaaaaaaaaatatatgtttcttgaggaaaacatttcaggaatgttttccatagtggacttctatgttGCCTGTGAGTTTTTGgctttccaaaatgcagtttaaatgcagcttcaaaggactctgaacaatcccagcctaggaagaagggttgtatctagcgaaacgatcggttattttctaaaaaatttatatgctttttaacctcaaattcttgtcttgtctagctctgttatgtgcatgcgtagtctgtgtacactgttagaaaaaaaggtacagttctgttgctggagcggtaccctaaggtacaaagtgaaaaggtacaaatatgtacttttaaagtattaaaatgtacctttaaggtactaatatgtactgtttaggggtagataaggtacaaagatgtaccttttcacttttgtaccttagggtaccgccccagcgacagaactgtacctttttttctgacagtgtacacagactacacatgcacatcacagagctagacaagacaagaatttgaggttaaaaagcatataagactgtaatccgggtcaacacagttcgggtatgtcgaaaaactctcatttcattttctcctccaacttcaaaatggtcctacattgctgcagaagtactgacccactgtttacaaagtcaaagtgcaaagaagatcaaacgccctttcgaaaaaaaaaagaaaaaaaaaaggtaaaacagtgatgtaggacgattttgaagttggaggagaaaatgagaaaggagttttttgacatactctaagggtgtgttcacacttgtcatgtttggtttgattaaaatgactctggtgcgattgctctgtcagtgcggttcatttgagtaagtgtgaatgCTGCCATCCGAACCCTGGTGCGCACCAAACAAGTGTACAGAGACCGCTAAAAAAAAGGGGCTTGGCCTGCTTCCAAACAAACtcgaatgaaatatgaatgtgACATGTACCAAAGGCTTCTAAatgaaccaaaaacaggaagtaaaaaaaaaaaaaaaactggaagtATTGATGCAACATGGCTTCACGCAGGGAACAAgcggtgtatccaaaacaaaatgagcagagggcaaaAGTGGAGCAACGAGGAGGTAAAGTGCCTTTaatgagctctttgtgagttcgcaggtagtgaaaataaaatcatatacacacaaCACTGAGTGCGCTTAGTCCAGGAGATGCCATTAGGTGTATTCGACTTAAAGCGGCACTGATCAGACCGCTTTGTCGAACGCACCTTTTACTTTTGTTTGGAGTGTTTGGTAAGTTCCATCACAAAATATACGTCATTCAACCcgaccaatcaggttgtgaacgTATCACTATGACTTGAGGTTTGGTATCTTTAGGTttgctgtcaaaaatgccagtgtgaacgtTAAGCTGCCCAGGaaccaaacttttgaagttgtattaaaactgcattttggaagttcaaactcgctggcaccacagaagtccactatatggagaacattcctgaaatgttttcctcaagaaacataatttctttacaactgaagaaagaaagacatgaacatcttggatgacaagggggtgaggaaattatatgtacatttttgttctggaagtgaatttctcctttaagttgACCTACAGTGCAAAAGTACCTTTGCTGGAAAAGCTACATTATTTTAACTGTCacacaaatgaaaaatgtatttaagttAGTAGTGTCACTATTTTTAAAAGGCTATTTCCCAACACTGGCCATGAGGAAGACTGAATGTTTGATTTGTAAGTTAGCTCATCTGAGCTGTGGTCCACATTCTCATTCCACATGCAGAGATTTTATGATGATTTTCATGATGACATGCAGGAACATTTCATGATGATTTTGATCGCTGTTTTCCTTGGTTTGTACCTGCATGATTACATGCACTTAGTGTTAAGTGACACAGTTAAAGAGCATTTGCTGAATGTGCTAATGCAGGACAAAAGTGTGATGTGCAGTCTCAAAGAACTTGCTACCTCTTTAGCTTCATCTCTCAGTTGAAACCCATATTTTATGATGACAACTCAGTGCAAGGGACAAATTGGCGCAAGAGATCAAATTACagatattatagatttttcagtCTCAAACctataattagcatttttatgtGTTGTGATGATTCTTTCGTTCTTTTTGTCCTTCTCTCTTCCTGCATGTTTACGCATCAGTTCATCTGTTCAAGCAGGTTCAAGCAGTAAAGCAATCAGCTCTTCTTCAAGCTTACGAGCTTCCACTTCCAAAAAGcactaaaatatttgttatatagcTTTTCTATGCTTTTTAGAGGCTTGTGGGTGGTGAGTTTCCACCAATAGTGTATGAGAGTGTGGTTATGGCATAGGTTTATGCTGTCGTTTTATATGCAGTTATGCACAGGGCGCCCAAGCGTAGGAATTCCTGTGGAGAGCAACTGCATGAGCTCATTCAGAGTTATAGAAACCACACACATCAGCACTACAAAGTTGACACTTGAAACATGATGACTgatgtctttctctttctgcttTTTCTAGGTCTGTGGATCACTCCCCTATCTACCATGCAAGACTCCCCACCCCTTCAGCCATTCAGAAAACCACATCCGTCCCACATTTTATGCCATCCTCATAGGAATACACACTCCCCCTCATTCCCcccccatccatccatccatctgaaACAAAATATCCTCAAACCCCCTGAAGCATTTCGTCAACCCTCTCCTCCGCTGTGGCCAAAGTTCACCAGCAGATACTCATCCCCAGACACATCCTCACCAACCCTACCACTGCAATTACTGCACTGGCTGGCACTAGTCACTTGTGCCTGCTTGCTGCCTGCTTTTTTCAGTCAGATTCCAGGAGCTGTAGCCGGTGAGACGTGGGGTGTAGTCTCAGCGTGCCCCTTTCATTGCGTCTGCAGGAATCTCTCAGAATCTCTAAGCACGCTTTGTGCCGACAAAGGCCTACTTTTTGTCCCGCCAAACATTGACCGGCGAACTGTTGAGCTTCGTCTTGCTGATAACTTCATTCGAGAAGTGGGAGGAGCTGACTTTGCCAACATGACGGGACTGGTTGATTTGACACTATCCCGGAATACCATCAGTCATATCCGGCCACTGGCATTTGCAGATCTGGAAAGTCTTCGTTCGTTGCACTTAGATGGCAACCGAATTTCAGAGCTGGGCCCACGAGACTTAGTAGGCATGATAAACCTGCAGCATCTTATTCTCAACAACAACCAACTCATCAATATCTCCTCCGAGGCCTTTGATGACTTTTTACTCACTCTAGAGGACTTGGACTTATCCTACAACAATCTGCGCAAGGCTCCCTGGGATGCCATTCAGAGTATGGCCAGTCTGCACACTTTAAATTTAGATCACAATCTCATCGACCAAATTGCTGAGGGGTCCTTTAGTGAGCTCTACAAACTAGCACGATTGGATATGACCTCAAATCGCCTACAGACTTTACCACCCGATCCATTGTTCGCTCGCTCCCAGACAGGGGTCATCAGCCCTACACCCTACAATGCCATAATCAACTTAAATTTTGGGGGCAACCCGTTACACTGCAACTGTGAATTGCTTTGGTTGAGGAGGCTGATCCGCAGTGATGATATGGAGACGTGTGCTACACCCCTTCATTTAGCAGGACGTTACTTCTGGTCTATCCCTGAGGAGGAATTTGCCTGTGAGCCTCCGCTTATTACCAGACATACACACAAACTGTGGGTTTTGGAGGGTCAAAGGGCAACGCTCAAATGTCGTGCTATTGGTGATCCAGAGCCAGTAGTGCACTGGGTCTCACCAGATGACCGCATCATTGGCAATTCCAGTCGCACCACATCTTTCAGGAATGGCACTCTTGAGCTGCATGTGACTGTTGCTCGTGATGATGGTACGTACACTTGCATTGCTATTAATGCTGCAGGTGAGGCCACCTCACTTGTTGACCTGAAGGTTATCCCCCTCCCTCATCGTGGAAATGGAACAGTATTGTTAGCTCGTGACCCAGGATCATCGGACATTACCAGGGGGAAGACTTCCAGTGGGCAAAGCCCTGGTCTGGAGACTAACAGTGACCCCCAGGAGGGACGGGAGGAGGGTCAGGCAGAGGGTGAGGATGTGGTCAGCGAAGGGGTTGAGGAGCAGATGGTGGGAGTACAAGGAGTGACCTCCACCTCAGCACAAGTGCGATGGGATAAGGGTCGAATGATGGGAGCCAGCCTGGTGTGGATGTATCAAATACAGTATAACTGCACTGCTGATGAGACGCTAATTTACAGGTGAGTAAAACTGCAAACATAGAAACCATGACATCAACTTTCAGGGTTATTGATGCATTTATAAGGTGATTTCAATTGAAGAACTGAAACAAATGCAATATAGATTGTATGGAATAGAGTGCATAATTCAAAATTGAATTGAATGCCTTTTGATTTCTAATTACATTTGTGAATTGAAGCCATCAaaaccatctttttttttacactagaaaagcaaagtttatcaagaaaattttaaaatttaaattaaaatgtacacatggcagtattttcaaaatatttttttcccattatgAACTGATACAAATTAACCCCAAAATATATCCATTCAAGTTTTAGCAGACAATTCATTAAGTAACTTGCAAGAAGTtccaaatatctttttttgtgaaaattagCAGAAAATGTCAAGTGTTAGATCTCAAGATCAAACATGACTTCCAAGACTTCAACTAAAACAACTGCAAAAACTGTGCCAGTGCTGTCTAGTGCATTATTGGGTCACTGAGAATGACTCACCACAGATGATTCATGTCACTGAGTTTAGTgagcaatttttaatttttatttttttggaaattaacCAGACTAGCGTATGCTGACTAAATTTGGATTTCAAGAATAATTCACTGAAACTGACATTAAAGTGATGGACTGGAATTTCAATAGGTCTCAAACAACAGGCTTTTAAATATGATCTACTGTCATATTACAGGCTAATTGTTCAGAAAACCACTTATGTGCATTCAGAGCCAGCTTATATAACCCATTTAATATGACATTTAACAGCATTGCAATAATGAATATGCCATGCTCTGATTCTTGTCAGCATGAAT
The sequence above is a segment of the Labeo rohita strain BAU-BD-2019 chromosome 7, IGBB_LRoh.1.0, whole genome shotgun sequence genome. Coding sequences within it:
- the LOC127168096 gene encoding leucine-rich repeat and fibronectin type-III domain-containing protein 4, whose translation is MQDSPPLQPFRKPHPSHILCHPHRNTHSPSFPPHPSIHLKQNILKPPEAFRQPSPPLWPKFTSRYSSPDTSSPTLPLQLLHWLALVTCACLLPAFFSQIPGAVAGETWGVVSACPFHCVCRNLSESLSTLCADKGLLFVPPNIDRRTVELRLADNFIREVGGADFANMTGLVDLTLSRNTISHIRPLAFADLESLRSLHLDGNRISELGPRDLVGMINLQHLILNNNQLINISSEAFDDFLLTLEDLDLSYNNLRKAPWDAIQSMASLHTLNLDHNLIDQIAEGSFSELYKLARLDMTSNRLQTLPPDPLFARSQTGVISPTPYNAIINLNFGGNPLHCNCELLWLRRLIRSDDMETCATPLHLAGRYFWSIPEEEFACEPPLITRHTHKLWVLEGQRATLKCRAIGDPEPVVHWVSPDDRIIGNSSRTTSFRNGTLELHVTVARDDGTYTCIAINAAGEATSLVDLKVIPLPHRGNGTVLLARDPGSSDITRGKTSSGQSPGLETNSDPQEGREEGQAEGEDVVSEGVEEQMVGVQGVTSTSAQVRWDKGRMMGASLVWMYQIQYNCTADETLIYRILPPTSDSFLLKNLVSGSDYNLCVLAIFDDTVTSMAATKVLGCTQFSTKDNYPDCRSLQAHFLGGTLTILVGGVVVVTLLVFTVALMVRHRVCSNHDNHHEVGEEVGCSGTDSPPLPAKGADVFSQSNGNGNVMMVVLPNGLVQKRKVAEGGLGSPPKPTSKVKPKTLPKPKVNLEQFRAGLEVEMGAVRPLPPYMLEKEQMSLYYTPSNHSPSTLPRPSRQLGAKPLKLRPTNMDTSKRASLSLAPPPTYSRDRRFSTGGGIVVRRGGPESQWNSSLAYQSPVLSRESPPHSALRYKRSSSFDMGEIATTACYSYAKRLSVIWTKRSQSLHGMLVQCTSATSTSTTSSGSEDFHMQHARGYIRAYNATNSNSNPPKVEVTTNSKNLWLKDKEKDKEKGEELEESVV